A genomic window from Betta splendens chromosome 24, fBetSpl5.4, whole genome shotgun sequence includes:
- the rps29 gene encoding 40S ribosomal protein S29 has translation MGHQQLYWSHPRKFGQGSRSCRVCSNRHGLIRKYGLNMCRQCFRQYAKDIGFIKLD, from the exons ATGGGCCATCAGCAACTCTATTGGAGTCACCCCAGAAAATTCGGACAGGGATCTCGATCCTG CCGGGTATGCTCGAACAGGCACGGCCTGATCCGTAAATACGGACTCAACATGTGTCGCCAGTGCTTCAGGCAGTACGCTAAAGACATCGGATTCATCAAG cTGGACTAG